A region of Rhizobium grahamii DNA encodes the following proteins:
- a CDS encoding ArnT family glycosyltransferase: MKDAALRIARANRVGTILWLLVAVAVCLKVMPDIVRQSFFFDGLIYASIARNLAEGIGTVWAPQFSKALFPVFAEHPPLMMWLQSLLFRVFGDTIVIDKCFSLATFGISLGIMALTWDRLSGSNSEMRRSLPLALVLTIVAGRFSWAFANGMLENLLIVFTSLAVLLVVVAYDDRHSRSAIRRMSFVALAGLATALALMTKGPVGLFPLATPGLYWLCFQRPRLADAIVDTLLLIAVVAMVFCLLWSFEGARGTIERYVSIQLLTSLSGERGHAGGGLSALRTFIRVLAYPLVTALVISAIGFFSRGAASANTGRREAVRCALFLAAVGCSASLPLFVSPRVSGFYFNPSLPYFSGALAIACAPVLLRLLDGCSERALRWVQSMLAAVLVLSCLYVAMEMGRPGDDADVIENAGKIAREVCDGNKCHDLISTCGSVGQNWRLHGYLERYYEIALDSASAGGPDYLLAGNDCQGDLAAYRDTGVDVSPNRLLKR, translated from the coding sequence GTGAAGGACGCGGCTCTAAGGATTGCGCGCGCCAATCGTGTCGGTACGATCCTGTGGTTGCTCGTGGCCGTTGCCGTGTGCCTGAAAGTCATGCCTGATATCGTCCGGCAGTCATTCTTTTTCGACGGCCTGATCTATGCCAGCATTGCCCGTAACCTAGCGGAAGGGATCGGCACTGTCTGGGCACCGCAATTTTCAAAGGCGCTTTTCCCAGTATTCGCGGAACATCCGCCGCTGATGATGTGGTTGCAATCACTGCTCTTTCGCGTGTTCGGCGATACGATCGTGATCGACAAGTGCTTCTCGCTGGCGACCTTCGGCATAAGTCTCGGCATCATGGCGCTGACATGGGACCGGTTAAGCGGCAGCAATTCCGAAATGCGCCGATCTCTGCCTCTCGCGCTGGTACTGACGATTGTAGCCGGTCGCTTTTCCTGGGCCTTCGCCAATGGCATGCTTGAAAACCTCCTCATCGTTTTCACATCGCTCGCGGTTCTGTTGGTTGTCGTCGCCTACGATGACCGCCATTCGCGGAGCGCGATCCGGAGAATGTCGTTCGTGGCACTTGCCGGACTGGCAACAGCGCTGGCTCTGATGACGAAGGGCCCCGTCGGTCTCTTCCCCCTTGCGACACCTGGTCTCTATTGGCTTTGCTTTCAGCGTCCCCGTCTTGCGGATGCTATCGTCGATACGCTGTTGCTGATCGCTGTCGTCGCAATGGTCTTCTGCTTGCTTTGGAGTTTCGAGGGGGCGCGAGGCACGATCGAGCGTTACGTCTCGATCCAACTGCTGACCAGCCTTTCCGGAGAGCGTGGCCATGCCGGTGGCGGATTGTCGGCTCTGCGCACGTTCATCCGCGTCCTTGCCTATCCGCTGGTTACTGCGCTCGTGATATCCGCGATTGGATTCTTTTCGCGTGGCGCCGCTTCGGCAAATACCGGAAGGCGTGAAGCTGTTCGCTGTGCGCTCTTTCTGGCCGCGGTCGGATGTTCCGCATCACTGCCGCTCTTCGTCAGTCCGCGTGTCTCAGGATTTTATTTCAATCCATCCCTGCCATACTTTTCCGGCGCGCTTGCCATTGCATGCGCTCCCGTTCTGCTTCGGCTGCTTGATGGATGTTCAGAACGCGCTTTACGTTGGGTCCAATCAATGCTCGCAGCAGTACTCGTGCTCTCCTGCCTGTATGTCGCGATGGAGATGGGGCGACCGGGTGACGACGCTGATGTGATCGAGAATGCAGGAAAGATCGCTAGGGAGGTCTGTGACGGCAACAAGTGTCACGACCTCATCTCGACCTGCGGGTCCGTTGGACAGAACTGGCGTCTACACGGATACCTGGAGCGCTATTATGAGATTGCGCTGGATAGCGCATCGGCTGGCGGTCCCGATTATCTGCTCGCCGGCAACGACTGCCAAGGCGATCTTGCCGCATATCGCGACACCGGCGTCGACGTGAGCCCGAACCGCTTATTGAAGCGTTGA
- a CDS encoding DUF1127 domain-containing protein, whose translation MNPIRIAKSWLSYRRTLSELGSLSNQTLSDIGVSRYEIRNIASRAFR comes from the coding sequence ATGAACCCGATCCGCATCGCGAAGAGCTGGCTCAGCTATCGCCGCACGCTTAGCGAACTTGGCAGCCTTTCCAACCAGACGCTGTCTGACATCGGCGTAAGCCGTTACGAAATCCGCAACATCGCTTCCCGCGCCTTCCGTTAA
- a CDS encoding DUF1127 domain-containing protein, whose amino-acid sequence MNIARSFNNWRKYRQTVTELGRMSNRELHDLGIDRSDIHRVARDATR is encoded by the coding sequence ATGAACATCGCTCGCTCTTTCAACAACTGGCGCAAGTACCGTCAGACGGTTACCGAACTCGGCCGCATGAGCAACCGCGAATTGCACGATCTCGGCATCGACCGCTCCGACATCCATCGCGTTGCCCGCGACGCTACCCGTTGA
- a CDS encoding DUF2157 domain-containing protein produces the protein MYRGRLQRDLSLWVEKGLLGKDTAETLLKEFDDRPASFSLGSVLMILAAILLAAAVLLVVASNWEAIPRLVRVGVVLAVIWVTHLAAAAALKRGSVGVASGLLVIGALSFGGAISLVGQMYHLSGDEQSVMYLWFGVTVVSAILFRSAVLTAVAGFLAWASFGVYLSAFDMRWLGAAPWVAPFMAVVIIALVRYTGADRARHLAYLLMVGWLAWLYTLHSDLRLALAYAVVGMALLILVSLPPAPLVAIVKSAGAAPAFYAFLIAVIGLFFLHVEIDGGSWLVVLGVATLAAAILAIALQGRDNGAVRYMAYMIFAGEMLYLASVTVGSIIGTSGLFLTSGVLVALVAWVVIRLERRFASVGGEASQ, from the coding sequence ATGTACCGCGGGCGTTTGCAGAGAGACCTGTCATTGTGGGTCGAGAAAGGACTGTTGGGCAAGGACACGGCCGAGACCCTGCTGAAGGAGTTCGACGATCGCCCGGCAAGCTTCAGTCTCGGAAGCGTTCTGATGATTCTGGCCGCGATTCTGTTGGCAGCCGCCGTGCTGCTCGTCGTTGCCTCGAACTGGGAGGCGATTCCGCGGCTTGTCCGCGTCGGCGTCGTGCTGGCCGTCATATGGGTGACGCATCTTGCAGCGGCTGCTGCCCTCAAGCGCGGTTCCGTCGGCGTCGCCAGTGGTCTTCTCGTCATCGGGGCGCTGAGCTTCGGCGGAGCCATTTCCCTGGTCGGGCAGATGTATCACCTTTCGGGCGACGAACAGTCCGTGATGTATCTCTGGTTCGGCGTGACGGTCGTCTCGGCAATTCTCTTTCGCTCCGCTGTGCTCACGGCGGTGGCCGGATTTCTGGCATGGGCGAGTTTCGGGGTGTATCTGAGCGCGTTCGATATGCGCTGGTTGGGCGCCGCCCCCTGGGTCGCACCGTTCATGGCTGTCGTTATCATCGCGTTGGTGCGCTACACCGGGGCCGATCGTGCCCGGCACCTTGCATATCTGCTGATGGTTGGTTGGCTCGCCTGGCTCTACACGCTGCACTCGGATCTCCGGCTTGCGCTGGCCTACGCCGTTGTCGGGATGGCACTGCTGATTTTGGTGAGCCTGCCACCGGCGCCGTTGGTGGCGATCGTGAAAAGCGCTGGCGCGGCACCGGCTTTTTACGCATTCCTCATTGCAGTAATCGGTCTGTTCTTCCTGCATGTTGAAATTGACGGAGGCAGTTGGCTCGTCGTGCTCGGTGTCGCGACACTTGCTGCCGCAATCCTGGCGATCGCCTTGCAGGGGCGCGATAACGGCGCGGTTCGATATATGGCCTATATGATCTTTGCCGGCGAGATGCTCTACCTCGCGTCGGTGACGGTCGGATCCATCATCGGCACATCTGGCCTCTTCCTGACATCGGGCGTGCTGGTCGCTTTGGTTGCGTGGGTCGTGATACGCCTCGAACGTCGCTTCGCGTCGGTAGGCGGGGAGGCGAGCCAATGA
- a CDS encoding GDYXXLXY domain-containing protein: protein MSMFSLSSLGTRRYLLAGIFVATLQTVIVGYIIESRAAILRHGSDVILRTAPVDPRDFLRGDYVVLNYDISSVPVHSIVDTIPADAGERTLWVRVKRQDDGFWGITESSFEKLPEQADTVVLRSQPFYSYGAQTTDNIHVDYGIERYYVPEGAGKALEQARQDGDVSIAVRVARNGTAQIRSLLVDGKPAYDEPIY from the coding sequence ATGAGCATGTTTTCCCTCTCAAGTCTTGGGACGCGCCGCTATCTGCTCGCAGGCATCTTTGTCGCGACGCTACAGACAGTGATTGTCGGCTACATTATAGAGAGCCGCGCTGCGATCCTCCGCCACGGCTCCGACGTGATATTGCGCACGGCGCCCGTCGACCCCCGCGATTTCCTGCGCGGTGATTATGTCGTCCTGAACTACGACATCTCGTCCGTACCCGTTCATTCGATCGTTGACACGATACCCGCCGATGCCGGCGAGCGTACCCTCTGGGTCCGCGTGAAACGACAAGACGATGGGTTCTGGGGCATCACAGAATCATCCTTCGAGAAGTTGCCGGAGCAGGCGGATACCGTCGTTCTCCGCAGCCAGCCCTTCTATAGCTACGGCGCCCAGACGACTGACAATATCCACGTCGACTACGGCATCGAGCGCTACTATGTGCCGGAGGGGGCGGGCAAGGCGCTCGAGCAGGCGAGGCAGGATGGAGACGTATCGATTGCCGTTCGTGTGGCGCGCAACGGAACGGCGCAAATCAGAAGCCTTCTGGTCGACGGGAAGCCCGCTTACGACGAACCAATCTATTAA
- the tig gene encoding trigger factor: MQVIETLAEGLKREIKVVIPAKDMETKMNERLADVKDKVRINGFRPGKVPAAHLKKVYGKSIMADLVNEIVREQPTSILAERGEKSATQPEIAMTEDKDEAEQILAAQKDFEFTLSYEVLPPIELKSNKGIKITREVVDISEDEVNEQVLKVAESARSYETKKGKAADGDRVTMDYVGKVDGVAFDGGTDQGAELVLGSGRFIPGFEDQLVGTKAGEEKTITVTFPADYPAKNLAGAEATFDVTVKDVAAPADVEINDELAKKLGLESADRLKEIVRGQIESQYGSLTRQKVKRQILDQLDEMYKFETPTSLVDAEYNGIWNQVSNDLAQSGKTFEDEDTTEEQAREEYKKLAERRVRLGLVLSEIGEKAGVEVSEDEMQRAIYDQLRQYPGQEKQILEFFRSQPGAAASIRAPIFEEKVIDHLLTEIDVTDKKVTKEELLADEEGEGSEKEAKKAAPKKKAAGKAEAAEGEEAAPKKKAAPKKKASEEGAE, translated from the coding sequence ATGCAGGTTATCGAAACGCTCGCTGAAGGGCTGAAGCGCGAAATCAAGGTCGTAATCCCGGCCAAGGACATGGAAACCAAGATGAACGAGCGTCTTGCCGACGTGAAGGACAAGGTCCGGATCAACGGCTTCCGTCCGGGCAAGGTTCCGGCCGCTCACCTCAAGAAGGTTTACGGCAAGTCCATCATGGCCGACCTCGTCAACGAGATCGTTCGCGAGCAGCCGACCTCCATTCTCGCTGAACGCGGCGAAAAGTCTGCTACGCAGCCTGAAATCGCGATGACCGAGGACAAGGATGAGGCAGAACAGATCCTCGCCGCTCAGAAGGATTTCGAATTCACGCTGTCTTACGAAGTTCTGCCGCCGATCGAACTGAAGTCCAACAAGGGCATCAAGATCACGCGCGAAGTCGTTGACATCTCCGAAGATGAAGTCAACGAGCAGGTTCTGAAGGTCGCTGAAAGCGCCCGTTCCTACGAAACCAAGAAGGGCAAGGCTGCCGACGGCGACCGCGTCACGATGGACTACGTCGGCAAGGTCGACGGCGTTGCATTCGATGGCGGCACCGATCAGGGCGCCGAACTGGTTCTCGGCTCCGGCCGTTTCATCCCGGGCTTCGAAGACCAGCTGGTCGGCACCAAGGCTGGCGAAGAGAAGACCATCACGGTTACCTTCCCGGCTGACTATCCGGCCAAGAACCTCGCCGGCGCTGAAGCCACCTTCGACGTTACCGTCAAGGACGTTGCCGCTCCTGCCGACGTTGAAATCAACGACGAACTGGCAAAGAAGCTCGGCCTCGAATCGGCTGACCGCCTGAAGGAAATCGTTCGCGGCCAGATCGAGTCGCAGTACGGTTCGCTGACCCGCCAGAAGGTAAAGCGTCAGATCCTCGACCAGCTCGACGAAATGTACAAGTTCGAGACCCCGACGTCGCTCGTCGACGCCGAGTACAACGGTATCTGGAACCAGGTTTCCAACGACCTCGCCCAGTCCGGCAAGACCTTCGAAGACGAAGACACGACGGAAGAGCAGGCTCGCGAAGAGTACAAGAAGCTCGCTGAACGCCGCGTCCGCCTCGGCCTCGTTCTCTCCGAAATCGGCGAAAAGGCCGGCGTCGAAGTGAGCGAAGACGAAATGCAGCGCGCCATCTACGACCAGCTGCGTCAGTATCCGGGCCAGGAAAAGCAGATCCTCGAATTCTTCCGCAGCCAGCCGGGTGCAGCTGCTTCGATCCGCGCACCGATTTTCGAAGAGAAGGTCATCGACCATCTGCTGACCGAAATCGACGTCACGGACAAGAAGGTCACCAAGGAAGAGCTGCTCGCTGACGAAGAAGGCGAAGGCTCCGAGAAGGAAGCCAAGAAGGCTGCTCCGAAGAAGAAGGCTGCTGGCAAGGCAGAAGCCGCTGAAGGCGAAGAAGCTGCTCCGAAGAAGAAGGCCGCTCCGAAGAAGAAGGCTTCCGAGGAAGGCGCCGAGTAA
- a CDS encoding nuclear transport factor 2 family protein, giving the protein MASNDDLRDVVRQIYHARVQGDLDGLMSFLDDGCMFRVAGNQHLSPLTDPVVGAEALRATMQYLIDNWDMRGIDFVSIHIDGDVALVHRAGRMRFGATEYDAEIMDKMTFENGKLKECVEFIDTLQAAALLDMIKLPARG; this is encoded by the coding sequence ATGGCTTCCAATGATGACCTTAGGGACGTGGTGCGACAGATCTATCATGCGCGCGTGCAGGGCGATCTCGACGGCTTGATGTCGTTTCTCGATGATGGCTGTATGTTTCGTGTCGCCGGCAATCAACACCTTTCGCCGTTGACCGATCCAGTCGTCGGCGCTGAGGCGCTTCGAGCGACGATGCAATACCTGATCGACAATTGGGACATGCGCGGCATCGATTTCGTATCCATCCATATCGATGGGGATGTTGCGCTGGTTCACCGCGCCGGCCGCATGCGCTTCGGCGCAACCGAGTACGATGCCGAAATCATGGACAAGATGACCTTCGAGAACGGCAAGCTGAAGGAATGCGTCGAGTTCATCGACACCCTGCAGGCG